A single region of the Chryseobacterium sp. 6424 genome encodes:
- the hemW gene encoding radical SAM family heme chaperone HemW: protein MIYLHIPFCRQKCSYCNFHFSTSLSAKEDMLAALKKELQLRKDELKDKNLKSLYFGGGTPSLLNADELKSLTDEVLRHFTFSSDIEVTLEANPDDLDAHFLKGLSGSVFNRLSIGTQSFFDDDLKLMNRAHNASEAESSIKRAQDFGFENISIDLIYGSPTSDMLLWKENLRKTVALQVPHVSAYALTVEPKTALSSWIDQKKIKPPKETEQTEEFYYLSAFLKDQGFDHYEISNFGKPGFHSRHNSAYWQGKEYLGIGPSAHSYNGERQRSWNIANNRRYIDALGNNQLLSETEILTEKDRLNELLMIGLRTTRGIELSVLQNQFSTHILQQLQPEINKKLQEGTLTEENGFLKIPAEHWFLADGIASDLFIVD, encoded by the coding sequence ATGATTTACCTCCACATCCCGTTCTGCAGACAGAAATGCAGTTACTGTAACTTCCACTTCTCTACTTCTTTAAGTGCTAAAGAAGACATGCTGGCTGCACTGAAAAAAGAATTACAACTACGCAAAGATGAGCTGAAGGACAAGAACTTAAAATCCCTGTATTTCGGTGGTGGGACTCCCTCTCTGTTGAATGCAGATGAGCTGAAATCCTTAACCGATGAGGTCTTAAGACACTTTACATTTTCATCCGATATTGAAGTTACCTTGGAAGCCAACCCCGACGATCTCGACGCCCATTTTCTGAAGGGACTTTCCGGCAGTGTATTTAATAGGCTTTCTATTGGTACGCAAAGTTTTTTCGATGATGATTTAAAGTTAATGAATCGCGCGCACAACGCCTCAGAGGCAGAAAGCTCCATCAAACGTGCGCAGGATTTTGGGTTTGAGAACATCAGCATCGACCTTATTTACGGATCACCCACTTCCGATATGCTGCTTTGGAAAGAAAATCTGCGGAAGACTGTGGCATTGCAGGTTCCGCATGTTTCAGCGTATGCGCTTACCGTAGAGCCCAAGACAGCATTAAGCAGTTGGATTGACCAGAAAAAAATAAAACCACCCAAAGAGACAGAGCAGACTGAAGAGTTCTACTATCTTTCGGCTTTCCTGAAAGACCAGGGTTTCGACCATTATGAGATTTCAAATTTTGGGAAGCCCGGCTTTCATTCACGCCATAATTCAGCATACTGGCAGGGTAAGGAATATTTGGGAATCGGCCCGTCCGCACATTCCTACAACGGTGAACGCCAAAGAAGCTGGAACATCGCCAACAACCGGCGTTATATAGACGCTTTGGGCAATAACCAATTGCTTTCTGAAACCGAAATCCTCACAGAGAAGGACCGGTTAAATGAATTGCTAATGATTGGCCTGCGCACCACCCGTGGAATAGAGCTTTCTGTGTTGCAAAACCAATTCAGTACCCATATCCTACAGCAGTTACAGCCCGAAATAAACAAGAAATTACAGGAAGGTACACTTACAGAAGAAAATGGCTTTCTGAAAATCCCTGCCGAACATTGGTTTCTGGCTGATGGTATTGCCTCAGACCTGTTTATTGTAGATTAG
- a CDS encoding type IX secretion system membrane protein PorP/SprF, producing the protein MRKLAALLFIFLFLGFYKSQETLPFYQQYLMEGDFLFNPAQYGKTDDVVLNLNYQKQFSQFDQSPNVQSIGIHANVFDRVGAGLSFFRDQNGPVSSNGITGGASYFIPIDDDGERSSQFSFGTSVSLYNMNINLAKLNPQDPGDPTLAEGNNSIFLAYANLGLAVTYRGLFGSISVNDIAITNDIPIVNGIEPEPTKYIFNAGYNFYLSEQFYISPSVMMNLNTNSAKIYDFNLMATAGDEDASFSAGASFRTGNNKYGNQNLGISPVITAKVNDFFFGATYNFGLSDIQQFAGNSFMLSVGYNLENFINTRGFRY; encoded by the coding sequence ATGAGGAAATTAGCCGCCTTATTATTCATATTTCTCTTCCTGGGTTTTTATAAAAGTCAGGAGACACTGCCCTTTTATCAGCAGTATTTGATGGAGGGGGATTTCCTCTTCAATCCTGCGCAATATGGTAAGACGGATGATGTTGTGCTGAATCTTAACTATCAGAAACAGTTCTCACAGTTCGATCAGTCCCCCAACGTGCAGTCTATTGGTATTCATGCCAATGTGTTCGACAGGGTAGGTGCGGGACTCAGCTTTTTCAGGGACCAGAATGGGCCGGTGTCATCTAATGGGATTACAGGCGGCGCGTCTTATTTTATTCCGATTGATGATGATGGTGAGCGCAGCAGCCAGTTTTCTTTCGGGACATCCGTTAGTCTCTATAACATGAATATTAATCTGGCTAAACTAAATCCACAAGATCCCGGTGATCCCACACTTGCAGAAGGCAATAACAGTATTTTCTTGGCATACGCCAATTTAGGGCTGGCCGTAACTTACCGTGGGCTTTTCGGCAGCATTTCGGTGAATGACATTGCCATTACCAACGATATCCCGATCGTAAACGGCATCGAGCCTGAACCTACCAAGTATATCTTTAACGCAGGCTATAATTTTTACCTAAGTGAGCAATTCTATATAAGCCCTTCGGTGATGATGAACCTAAATACAAATTCGGCAAAGATTTATGATTTCAACCTGATGGCTACCGCCGGAGATGAAGACGCTTCCTTCTCTGCGGGTGCAAGTTTCCGTACGGGTAACAACAAATATGGCAACCAAAACCTCGGCATCTCACCGGTCATTACCGCAAAAGTGAATGATTTTTTCTTTGGGGCTACCTATAATTTCGGCCTTTCGGATATCCAACAATTTGCCGGCAACAGTTTTATGCTCAGCGTTGGTTATAATTTAGAGAATTTCATCAATACGCGGGGCTTCCGATATTAA
- a CDS encoding RluA family pseudouridine synthase, translating into MSEDQEDFLDEELLGQEVNESEAAELFEHLSIKVDPKQQLLRIDKFLHIFRQNSTRNKISQACRAGNVVVNGKPVKQNYRVKPGDQISVLLARPPRENVIIPQDIPIDIVYEDEDLIVVDKAPGMVVHPGHGNWDGTLVNALAFHFEKNGQKSDLDRVGLVHRIDKDTSGLLVIAKTEYALSYLAKQFFDRKTKRLYWAFVWGNMADDHGTITGNIGRDLKNRMQMAVFEDGSLGKHAVTHYKVIERFKYMTWVECKLETGRTHQIRAHFRHIGHTLFNDSRYEGDQILKGVNLPKYRQFIKNVFEVLPRQALHAHTLGFIHPTTKKEMYFESPMPRDMEAAVQKWRSYLAPQSQ; encoded by the coding sequence ATGAGCGAGGATCAGGAAGATTTTTTAGATGAAGAATTGCTGGGGCAGGAGGTAAATGAAAGTGAAGCCGCCGAGCTTTTTGAACATCTCAGCATTAAAGTAGACCCGAAGCAGCAGCTTTTGCGGATTGATAAATTCCTGCACATCTTCCGCCAGAACTCCACACGCAACAAAATCTCCCAGGCTTGCCGCGCAGGTAACGTAGTAGTAAATGGCAAACCGGTAAAACAAAATTATCGCGTAAAGCCAGGCGACCAAATCTCTGTATTGCTGGCAAGGCCACCACGCGAGAACGTGATTATTCCGCAGGATATCCCGATTGATATTGTGTATGAAGATGAAGACCTCATCGTGGTCGATAAGGCACCAGGCATGGTTGTACATCCCGGCCATGGCAATTGGGACGGTACATTGGTGAACGCGCTGGCTTTTCATTTCGAAAAAAACGGACAAAAATCTGACCTTGACCGTGTAGGCCTTGTGCACCGTATTGATAAGGATACTTCAGGGCTATTGGTGATTGCCAAAACCGAATATGCGCTAAGCTATCTTGCAAAACAATTCTTCGACCGAAAGACCAAACGATTATATTGGGCATTTGTATGGGGGAATATGGCAGATGACCACGGCACGATTACCGGAAACATCGGTCGCGACTTGAAAAACCGGATGCAAATGGCGGTCTTTGAAGACGGCAGCCTAGGCAAACATGCAGTCACGCATTATAAGGTCATTGAAAGATTTAAATATATGACTTGGGTAGAATGTAAACTCGAGACTGGGCGTACACACCAAATCCGTGCGCACTTCCGACACATTGGGCACACGCTCTTTAATGATTCAAGATATGAGGGTGACCAAATCCTGAAAGGGGTGAATTTACCCAAATACCGGCAGTTCATTAAAAATGTATTCGAGGTGTTGCCCCGACAGGCCCTGCATGCACATACCCTAGGTTTTATTCATCCAACCACTAAGAAGGAAATGTATTTTGAAAGCCCGATGCCGCGGGATATGGAAGCTGCAGTGCAAAAATGGCGGAGCTATCTTGCGCCACAATCACAGTGA
- a CDS encoding PASTA domain-containing protein: MLKSLFHWKVLLNILLAAAVFTGLVWLTFRWLELHTNHGKEIPVPNVINKSVHDAIKVLDDSGLDYEVDSFKFDPKYRPFQVLQIYPSPGSRVKDGRTIMLRVNPRTYAKVSVPDVLDRYKGLAFRQLEQVGLKVGDTIYEPSIQRDAVLRMTYNGTVLKPGTLLPRFASIGLVIGAGPKRNINVPNLVGLTVQQAKAIIAQNLFEVGLVESEDGKQDESDIVYYQDPAPYDVRDQGMQIDIWSSKKTPAEMGTKIKQLNSIYRIKLEEVDPSLEEPFYTEPAPRTLPQEQPKAETPKPEPARSEAKPTTDNRPKITTGTPPAKATTPATAPAEKPKAKKVVVE, translated from the coding sequence ATGCTTAAATCGCTTTTCCACTGGAAAGTTCTGTTAAATATCCTTTTGGCAGCCGCAGTTTTTACAGGACTTGTTTGGCTTACTTTCCGTTGGTTAGAGCTTCATACCAACCATGGCAAAGAAATCCCAGTACCTAATGTCATTAATAAATCGGTGCATGACGCTATTAAAGTCCTGGATGATTCTGGTCTGGATTATGAAGTAGACAGTTTTAAATTCGATCCTAAATACCGCCCGTTTCAGGTGTTGCAGATATATCCTTCGCCAGGTTCCCGCGTAAAAGACGGCCGTACGATTATGCTAAGGGTAAATCCCAGGACTTATGCTAAAGTTTCGGTCCCTGATGTTTTAGACAGGTATAAAGGTTTGGCGTTCAGGCAATTAGAGCAGGTTGGACTGAAGGTTGGTGACACCATCTATGAACCAAGCATACAAAGAGATGCCGTGCTGCGCATGACCTATAACGGTACTGTACTGAAACCTGGTACGCTGCTCCCAAGGTTTGCTAGCATCGGTCTGGTGATTGGCGCAGGGCCGAAAAGAAACATCAATGTACCCAATTTAGTAGGGCTTACCGTTCAGCAGGCAAAAGCCATCATCGCGCAGAATCTCTTTGAAGTGGGCCTTGTAGAAAGCGAAGATGGTAAGCAGGACGAGTCTGATATCGTGTACTACCAAGATCCGGCACCTTACGATGTACGGGATCAGGGGATGCAGATAGATATTTGGTCGAGTAAGAAAACACCCGCGGAAATGGGAACGAAGATTAAACAGTTGAACTCCATATACCGTATAAAACTCGAAGAAGTGGATCCGAGTCTCGAAGAGCCTTTTTACACTGAACCTGCGCCGAGAACATTACCACAGGAACAGCCAAAAGCCGAAACTCCCAAACCGGAGCCTGCCAGATCCGAAGCAAAACCTACGACCGACAATAGGCCCAAAATCACTACCGGTACTCCGCCGGCAAAAGCCACTACGCCGGCCACAGCCCCAGCTGAAAAGCCAAAAGCCAAAAAAGTAGTGGTAGAATAA